One Rhododendron vialii isolate Sample 1 chromosome 2a, ASM3025357v1 genomic region harbors:
- the LOC131317621 gene encoding uncharacterized protein LOC131317621 produces the protein MEDLVKTARLYYSKSSPDIKQAAHNFFNSLDNNNDGKVSLHEFLCFMRQEGHTKMSNRHFFKELDEDGSGNLEFMEVMALYYVIKSGRPFCSGCDKFIPGMYFACKKCFENGHNSFCVCPECYDDELFLHEHVQFLDNYALLEARRMQGIATYSNQHKPSSSVTITELDPTFTTNAVVRYERPKPKLGNFAYKAAEIGLNVFNTALNASSRLSCTIM, from the exons ATGGAGGATTTGGTCAAGACTGCTAGACTCTACTATAGTAAAAGCTCACCAGACATCAAACAAGCAGCACACAATTTTTTCAATTCACTCGACAACAACAACGACGGGAAGGTGAGTCTCCATGAATTTCTATGTTTTATGCGGCAGGAAGGCCACACGAAAATGAGCAATCGCCATTTCTTCAAAGAACTGGACGAAGATGGGAGTGGAAACCTAGAATTCATGGAAGTTATGGCTCTTTACTACGTAATCAAAAGTGGGAGGCCGTTTTGTAGTGGGTGCGATAAGTTTATTCCGGGAATGTATTTCGCTTGCAAAAAATGCTTCGAAAATGGCCACAACTCGTTTTGCGTTTGTCCAGAGTGTTACGATGATGAACTTTTTCTTCATGAGCATGTCCAGTTCTTGGATAACTATGCTTTGTTGGAAGCCAGGAGAATGCAAGGGATTGCTACTTATTCGAACCAGCACAAG CCAAGCTCATCTGTTACCATTACTGAACTTGATCCAACATTCACAACAAATGCTGTTGTTCGTTATGAACGACCCAAACCA aaattggGGAATTTTGCGTACAAAGCGGCTGAAATAGGGTTGAACGTGTTTAACACTGCATTGAACGCATCTTCACGGCTCAGCTGTACCATTATGTGA